One Pseudomonas sp. C27(2019) DNA window includes the following coding sequences:
- the selB gene encoding selenocysteine-specific translation elongation factor, with protein MIIATAGHIDHGKTALLQALTGHAGDCRREEQERGITIDLGYRYADLGGATTLGFIDVPGHERFVHNMLAGASAVDLALLVIAADDGVMPQTREHLAILTLLGIPRLWVVLTKCDRVDLQRRTTAEAQIQALLASGPYQGAPCLSLSSITGEGVSELREALLAEAKKVAQRADNNYFRLSIDRAFSVSGAGAVVTGTALAGRVTVGDSLLLADTNGGQQRVRVRGLHAQNSVAEVAQAGQRVALNLAGERLKAEHIQRGSWLLAGALLNPSRRLDIHLTLLADASRALEHWTPVHVHVGAQRLTGRVALLEQSHLSPGASGLAQLVLDGHSNAVYGDRVVLRDQSAWHTLGGGVVLDPSAPTRQRRSPARLAQLRALAQGGLEAALPTLLSGADNGLAPDSLERQFNRPQQGWLLPQGAISKNTACGPRLFSEVVWQQHRLTLVAALERFHQEQPDEPGPDRSRLRRYGLPHLQPAVFTALLDEALADATLAASGPWLHMPHYRVRLSDEEEALKTRLWPHLEAGGINPPWVRDLARIEDCDETQVRSLLLKLARLGQLHQVVRDLFYCESAIEKLAQCVISLAESDNSLEVVAFRDALGLGRKRCVQLLEYLDRLGVTRRFANQRRVRQESSMVLRIKSR; from the coding sequence ATGATTATTGCCACAGCAGGGCACATTGACCACGGTAAAACAGCACTATTGCAGGCACTGACCGGCCATGCTGGTGATTGTCGTCGTGAAGAACAAGAACGCGGCATCACCATCGACTTAGGCTATCGCTATGCAGACTTGGGCGGTGCAACAACCCTAGGTTTTATTGACGTGCCCGGCCACGAGCGCTTCGTACACAACATGTTAGCCGGTGCCAGCGCTGTTGATCTGGCGCTGCTGGTGATCGCCGCCGATGACGGCGTCATGCCACAAACCCGTGAGCACCTGGCGATACTGACTTTGCTCGGCATTCCTCGGCTGTGGGTGGTGCTCACTAAGTGCGACAGGGTCGACCTGCAGCGCCGCACCACTGCAGAGGCCCAAATACAGGCACTGCTGGCATCCGGACCCTACCAAGGCGCACCCTGCCTGAGCCTCTCAAGCATCACCGGTGAGGGCGTGAGCGAGTTGCGCGAGGCCTTACTAGCAGAGGCCAAAAAGGTTGCGCAACGTGCCGACAACAACTATTTCCGTTTATCTATCGATCGTGCCTTCAGCGTCTCCGGTGCAGGCGCAGTGGTCACAGGCACAGCCTTGGCCGGACGCGTAACGGTAGGCGACAGCTTGCTACTGGCCGATACAAACGGCGGCCAGCAACGGGTTCGGGTACGCGGATTGCACGCCCAGAACAGTGTTGCTGAGGTCGCGCAGGCAGGCCAGCGGGTGGCGCTAAATCTAGCCGGTGAACGGCTCAAAGCTGAACACATTCAGCGTGGCAGCTGGCTACTGGCAGGCGCACTGCTCAACCCCAGTCGCAGGCTGGATATCCACTTGACCCTGCTAGCCGATGCATCACGAGCACTGGAACACTGGACGCCGGTTCATGTGCATGTGGGCGCCCAACGCCTGACCGGACGCGTGGCACTGCTAGAACAGTCACACCTATCACCCGGCGCCAGCGGCTTGGCACAACTGGTACTCGACGGCCATAGCAACGCCGTCTATGGCGACCGAGTCGTGCTGCGTGATCAGTCTGCTTGGCACACATTAGGCGGCGGCGTTGTGCTTGATCCAAGCGCACCAACCCGCCAGCGACGCAGCCCAGCGCGGCTTGCACAACTGCGGGCTTTGGCTCAAGGCGGATTGGAAGCTGCGCTGCCCACATTACTCAGCGGCGCTGATAATGGCCTCGCGCCAGACAGCCTAGAGCGCCAGTTCAACCGCCCACAACAAGGCTGGCTCTTACCGCAAGGCGCAATCAGCAAAAATACAGCCTGCGGGCCACGCTTGTTCAGTGAGGTCGTCTGGCAGCAGCATCGCTTGACGCTGGTTGCAGCGCTGGAACGTTTTCATCAAGAGCAACCCGACGAGCCTGGGCCTGACCGCAGCCGTCTGCGCCGCTATGGGCTGCCTCATTTGCAGCCGGCAGTTTTCACCGCACTCTTGGATGAAGCGCTCGCCGACGCAACACTTGCGGCGAGCGGCCCATGGCTGCATATGCCGCACTACCGAGTGCGCTTGAGTGACGAAGAAGAAGCCCTAAAAACACGCTTATGGCCACATCTCGAAGCCGGCGGCATTAACCCTCCTTGGGTGCGTGATCTAGCCCGCATTGAAGACTGTGACGAGACACAGGTACGCTCCTTACTACTGAAACTGGCACGCTTGGGGCAGCTGCATCAGGTGGTACGCGACCTTTTTTACTGCGAGTCTGCTATCGAGAAGCTGGCGCAGTGCGTGATCTCCTTGGCCGAGAGCGACAACAGTTTAGAGGTGGTAGCATTTCGTGATGCTCTAGGATTGGGGCGCAAACGCTGCGTGCAGCTGTTGGAATACTTGGATCGCTTGGGTGTCACCCGACGCTTTGCCAATCAACGGCGGGTACGCCAAGAAAGTAGCATGGTTTTACGTATCAAATCGCGCTAG
- a CDS encoding glycine cleavage system protein H, whose amino-acid sequence MILDGMTFPGELWYAPAHSMWLREEVNGEVTLGLTDYGVALFGDIFAFTPKRIGLHIDVDRSLGVVEFAKAAASAKSPIAGTVVAHNEQLQRRPALINRDCYGEGWMIRLRPDDWANARLQLLRGENVLAAFVEQAAQDGFDPSDENVQALKKKP is encoded by the coding sequence ATGATACTAGATGGCATGACTTTCCCAGGTGAGCTTTGGTATGCCCCTGCGCACAGCATGTGGCTGCGCGAGGAAGTTAATGGTGAAGTGACCTTAGGCCTGACCGATTATGGTGTCGCGTTGTTTGGCGATATCTTTGCCTTTACCCCCAAACGTATTGGTTTGCATATCGATGTTGATCGCAGTTTGGGTGTTGTCGAGTTTGCTAAGGCTGCCGCGTCAGCAAAAAGCCCAATTGCCGGTACGGTGGTGGCACACAATGAACAGTTGCAGCGGCGTCCGGCGTTGATTAATCGAGATTGTTATGGCGAAGGCTGGATGATTCGACTGCGCCCTGATGACTGGGCAAATGCTCGCTTGCAGTTGTTGCGCGGCGAGAATGTGTTGGCTGCTTTCGTTGAGCAGGCGGCACAAGACGGTTTTGATCCGAGTGATGAAAACGTGCAGGCACTGAAGAAAAAACCCTGA
- a CDS encoding DsrE family protein codes for MTAVSPQRVLILVTSGPSTPARCAAPFHIATLLACLDAEVTLYLTGEAAELARPGVAESVFPEANGAPVIHFIRQAKQMGARLLLCRKPPTAGQALDVEQLLIDEVDAYGSGGELATMILEYERVLSL; via the coding sequence TTGACTGCAGTATCGCCTCAGCGCGTTCTGATTTTAGTGACCAGTGGGCCTAGCACGCCAGCACGTTGTGCTGCGCCTTTTCACATTGCCACACTGTTGGCTTGTCTTGATGCTGAGGTTACGCTCTACCTTACTGGAGAGGCGGCAGAGCTGGCGCGTCCTGGGGTGGCTGAGTCAGTGTTTCCCGAGGCGAATGGTGCACCGGTTATTCATTTTATTCGCCAAGCCAAACAGATGGGTGCGCGTTTATTATTGTGTCGCAAGCCACCAACAGCGGGACAAGCGCTTGACGTAGAGCAGCTGTTGATTGACGAGGTGGATGCGTATGGCAGCGGCGGTGAGCTGGCAACTATGATTCTTGAGTACGAGCGGGTGCTTTCTTTATGA
- a CDS encoding DUF2782 domain-containing protein, whose translation MRTTLKRLTLAGVLIGCPLLGFANEPLDGEPDVTIVQKGDRTVEEYRVNGFLYAVKVIPKVGKPYFLVRADGSDGNFIRADKPELRIPSWEIFSW comes from the coding sequence ATGCGTACCACTCTTAAGCGCTTAACACTAGCCGGTGTCTTAATCGGCTGCCCACTGCTTGGTTTTGCTAATGAGCCGCTTGACGGTGAGCCCGATGTCACTATTGTGCAAAAAGGCGACAGGACCGTTGAGGAGTATCGTGTTAACGGTTTCTTATACGCGGTTAAAGTCATCCCTAAAGTCGGCAAGCCTTACTTTTTAGTGCGTGCAGATGGCAGCGATGGCAACTTTATCCGTGCCGACAAGCCAGAGTTGCGCATCCCATCATGGGAAATTTTTAGCTGGTAA
- a CDS encoding protein adenylyltransferase SelO, with protein sequence MRSLDTLEFAPRFAALGDAFSAPIKPTATEQAKMVICSPAALALLDLPASTADDPRLLQLAAGQWYWPDATPRAMVYSGHQFGGYTPQLGDGRGLLLAEVRNTAGEHWDVHLKGAGLTPFSRTGDGRAVLRSSIREFLASEYLHTLGIPTSRALCVTDSKTMVWREQRETAATLIRLAPSHIRFGHFEYFYYNKQYAKLEQLHAHVLNDLYPECLTADEPLAAMLGEVVKRTAETIALWQAYGFCHGVMNTDNMSILGLTFDFGPFAFLDDFKRAHVCNHSDHHARYAFNKQVEIGYWNLTAFAETLTRNVPVERLQEILDGYAGIQQHAYLQAMRARLGLLDEQESDALLIDKLLLQLNDSAVDYTLFFRRLGELPAAQALASMRDDFINQAAFAEWSSEFIARNANDSRTQEQRRTQMHAVNPLYMLRNYLIQIAIEAAEDGDYAPLHKLQQVLSEPFTEQEGYAAYAERPPEWGKHLSISCSS encoded by the coding sequence ATGAGAAGCCTAGACACCCTTGAGTTTGCCCCACGCTTTGCTGCTTTAGGTGATGCTTTTTCTGCGCCGATTAAACCCACTGCGACTGAGCAAGCAAAAATGGTGATCTGCAGTCCTGCAGCCTTAGCATTGTTGGATTTGCCAGCCAGTACTGCCGATGATCCACGCTTATTGCAGTTGGCGGCAGGTCAATGGTATTGGCCCGATGCGACACCGCGCGCCATGGTCTATTCCGGTCATCAGTTTGGTGGCTATACCCCGCAATTGGGTGATGGTCGTGGATTGTTGCTGGCTGAAGTACGCAATACTGCTGGTGAGCATTGGGATGTACATTTGAAAGGTGCGGGCCTCACGCCTTTTTCTCGCACCGGTGATGGGCGTGCGGTGCTGCGCAGCAGTATTCGAGAGTTTCTTGCCAGTGAATATTTGCATACGCTTGGCATCCCCACTTCCCGCGCGCTCTGTGTGACGGATTCAAAAACTATGGTCTGGCGTGAGCAGCGCGAAACCGCGGCGACCTTAATACGCCTAGCACCTAGCCATATTCGTTTTGGTCATTTTGAGTATTTTTATTACAACAAACAGTATGCCAAGCTCGAACAGTTGCATGCGCACGTGCTTAATGATTTGTATCCCGAGTGTCTGACAGCGGATGAACCCTTAGCAGCGATGCTTGGCGAAGTCGTCAAGCGCACGGCTGAAACCATTGCTTTGTGGCAAGCCTATGGCTTTTGTCATGGTGTGATGAACACCGACAATATGTCGATCTTGGGGCTGACTTTTGATTTTGGTCCCTTTGCTTTTTTAGATGATTTTAAACGGGCACATGTCTGCAACCATTCTGATCATCATGCTCGTTATGCCTTTAATAAACAGGTGGAGATCGGTTACTGGAATCTCACAGCCTTTGCAGAAACGCTAACCCGCAATGTGCCTGTTGAGCGGTTGCAGGAAATTCTTGATGGTTATGCGGGGATACAGCAGCACGCGTACTTGCAAGCCATGCGCGCGCGCCTAGGTCTGCTAGATGAGCAAGAGAGCGATGCGTTACTGATTGATAAATTATTGCTGCAGCTCAACGACAGTGCTGTTGATTACACTTTGTTCTTTCGACGACTAGGTGAGTTGCCTGCCGCACAAGCGCTGGCAAGCATGCGCGATGACTTTATTAACCAAGCCGCTTTTGCTGAATGGAGCAGTGAGTTTATTGCGCGCAATGCCAATGATTCACGCACACAAGAACAGCGCCGCACACAAATGCATGCGGTCAATCCGCTGTATATGTTGCGCAATTATTTAATTCAAATAGCCATCGAGGCAGCAGAAGACGGTGATTATGCACCGCTACACAAGCTGCAACAGGTGCTTAGTGAGCCGTTTACAGAACAAGAAGGCTACGCTGCCTATGCAGAACGTCCACCTGAATGGGGTAAGCATCTTTCGATCAGTTGTTCTTCGTGA